In Solimonas sp. K1W22B-7, the DNA window CGCCGACATCCTGATCCTGCAGCGCGGCTTCCAGGCCAGCTCGCAGGTCCTCAATGTCACCAGCAAGATGATCGAGGATATCTACAACAGCGTGTCGGGGCGTGGCTGATGAAGCCATTCCGACTGCTGAAGGCTTCCGAACTGCGCCAGTTGGAGCGCAGGGCTGCGCAGGCGGGCGCGACCTGGGCTGCACGCTGGGAGCTGCACGTCTCCGGGCCGCTGATATGGACGGCTACGGATGCCGGGGAGACGCAGGTCGCGCCGGATGCGGTCCGGCACCATGCCGTCGATTGCGGCGATGGACTGCAGGCAGCCGTGGAGTTGCCGGCCGGCGGTGATGCTGTCCTTGCGGCCCTGGCCCTGGGCCAGAGTGCCCAGGAGTCAGGGCATGCGGTGGCGAGCGAACTGGCGCTGCTCTGCCTGGCCGATTGCTTCGCCGAAGTGACCGGCCTGGCGGAAGTCCGGCTCTTGCCCGGCGCAGTCGCGCAGCCGTCGCGCGGCAGCGGCGCGGCATTGCTCTGCTGCCGGTTGGAGGGTCGACCGCTCGGTGCCTTGCTGCTGCCCCTGACCTTGCTACAGCGCATGGGCTTGGTGGCCGCGGCAGCCTCGCCGGCACCGCCAGCCGCGCTGGGGTACCGTGCAGCGGCAGTGACCACGGCCCGTCTGAGCCTGTCGGCGACGCTGGCCGACACCTCGCTGACGATCAAGGACCTGCGTGAGATCGCCGTAGGCGATGTCGTCATGCTCAATCATTCCCTTGAAACTCCGTTGACGCTGCGCCTCGGCGGCCGGCCTGCCGGGCGCGGCTATCCCGGCATCCAGGGCGGAAACCTGGCCGTGGAACTCAGCAAGTAGCTCACTCTTTTACAGGAAGCCGGACACATGATTCAGGGTAACGAACAGACTGAAATCCAGCCGCTCAAGCTGGGAGAACTGGGGGGCGCCGCGACTCGCGGGCAGCCCTGGCTGGAGCGCCAGCTCGACCTGGTTCGCGACATCAAGGTCACTGTGCGCGCCAGCATGGGCAGCGCCGAACTGACGATCGCGGCGCTGTTTGCCCTGCGCGAAGGCGACGTGGTGTCCCTTGACCGGGAAACCGACGCGCCGATCGACATCACGCTGGAGGGCAACCTGATCGCCCGCGGCCAGTTGGTTGCCGCAGGCGACCGTTTCGGCCTCCGCATTACCGAAATCCTCGATCCGGGCAAGTTCTGAGCCCCGCGAGAGTGAGCGAATCCGTGCGATCGAACACAGGAGCGGCGGCACTTGCGATGCTGCTGGCCATCGCTGCCGGCAGTGCCGTTGCTGCGCCGGCAGTCGAGCCGACGGGAGCTTCTTCGGTAGCCGCCTGGCAGGTCATGACCATCTTCGGCTACCTGGGGCTGCTGGGCATGCTGGCGTTCTTCGGGGTGCGCTGGTGGAAAGCGCGTCAGGGCAGCCCCTCGGCGACGGGGCCGCGAATCCGGCAGATCAACGTGGTCGAGGTGAGGCGTGTTTCGCCTTCCACATCGATCGTGCTTGCCGACATCAAGGGTCGCTCCTACATCATCGTCTGTTCGGGGAGTTCGGTGGCGATCCAGGCGACCTTGGAGACTTCCGCATGAGATTCCGCACCCCAGGTATACGATGGTTGCGTCTCGGATTGCCATTGGCGGGCTTGCTGGCCCTGCTGGTTCTGCCCGGGCTGGCGGTGGCGGCGGATATCACCTTCCCCGGGGGCTCCCTGGACTTCGCCAGCCAGTCCGGCAAGCCCCTGAGCACACCGCTGCGGCTCGTGCTGATGCTGACGGTGCTCAGCCTGGTGCCGTCGCTGCTGATCGTCCTGACTTCGTTCACCCGGATCATTGTCGTGCTGGCCATGCTGCGTCACGCGCTGGGCATGCCTGAAACGCCACCCAATGCCGTGCTCATCAGCCTGGCACTGTTCCTTACCGTGTTTACCATGCTGCCGGTGTGGGAGCAGGTGGATCAGCAGGCACTGACCCCGTACATGAATGGCGCCATCGCCGAAAAGGAACTGCTGGAAAAGGGCTCCGGGCCCGTGCGCGAGTTCATGCTGGCGCAAACCCGGGAGAAGGATCTGGCGCTGATGATCGAACTGTCGGGTGCCAAGGCGCCGGTGCAGCTTGCAGAGGTCAAGCTGCTGCAGCTGATTCCGGCGTTCATGATCAGCGAGCTGCGCAAGGCCTTCGAGATCGGGTTCATCATTTTCCTGCCGTTCGTCGTGATCGACATCATCGTCGCCAGCGTGCTGATGTCGCTGGGAATGATCATGGTGCCGCCACTCGCATTCTCGCTGCCGCTGAAGATCCTGCTGTTTGTGTTGATTGACGGCTGGGGTTTGCTGTCCGCGGCGTTGATTCGGAGCTTTGCTCCAATCTGACGCTCGCGCCGTCTACGCCATGCAAGATCAGGAGCAGGACGCAGAAGCCGCGGCGCCGGAGGAAGTCCTGCTCTGGCAGCAGTTGAGGCTGGGTCAGCCGGATGCCGCTGCGGCGCGCGAGCAACTGATCTCGCGCTACCTGTGGCTGGCGCGCGTCGTCGCCGAGGGCGCCTTGCGGGATCGCGGACTGGCCGTAGACCTGGACCGCCGCGATCTGGTGCAACTTGCGACCCTGGGTCTGATCGAGGCGGTGGATCGCTACGATACTGAAAGGAACGTCCCTTTCACCGCGTATGCCAGAAAACGCATTCATGGAGCGGTCATCAGCGGGATAGAGCGGAATTCCGAGTATCGTGCCCAGATGTCGTGGTTGCATCAGGTGCACAAGGATCGCACCGACTCGGTCGTCGAGGCCTCGTCCCAGGACGGCCGCCTGAAGCGGCTGGCGGAGGTTGCCATCGGCCTGGCGATCGGTTTCATGCTCGAGGACACGGGCATGTGCGCATCCGAAGAGCACAAGATCGGCACGCAGTACGACGTCAACGAGTTGCAGGTCTTGCAGCAACAGCTGCGGGTGATCGTCGACGGCCTGCCCGGCGTGATGAGCAGGGTGGTGGAGTTGCACTATTTCAACGATCTCAGCTTCGCCGAGGTGGGAGCCATCGTTGGTTTGACCCGTGGGCGCGTAGCGCAGCTGCACGGGCAGGCGATCAGCGAAATCAGGCAGCGCCTGAGGCTGGTTGGCTCGATCGATGTCAGGGCCTAGCAGAGGACAGGCCCTACCGTGTTGCTCGTCGGTCTCCTATTCCCGATAAGCGCCCTCCTCGCGCCTTGCCTGGCGGCAAATACGGGGGCATCGCAGCAACCAGGGAAGGGATGACAGGCCCTAGGTTGCGACGATCTGCTGGAGCAGGCTATCCAGTTCCAACCGCAGTTCCTCCTCGCCCACGATCACAGCTTCGACCTTGTCGACGATCTGCGGGAAGCGCGGATCGTTGGCCAGCGACACGCCGAATTCGTCCAGCAGCACGACCTCGATGAAAGCGCGGCGTCCGCGGCGCGGCCCGTCCTCGTTTTCCAGGTCGACGGCGCGGATGGCGCCGCGCAGGTCCTGTGAAATCCGCTGGATCGCGTCCTTGTTCCTGGCGGCGGCGGAGCCGCTGGGGCCTGCGGCCGTGCCACGCGGGCGCTCCGGGCGCGTGCTGAGTGCCGCCCTGATCTGTGCAATCAGCCTTTGTGTGGGATCGATTCCGCTCACTGGGAGTCGAGCGAGTCGCCGTAGCGATGCAGCAGACCGGCGCCTGCGGCCGCCGAGGATTTTTCGGAGGCGTAGGGGGTAGTGACCGGCATGTCGGTCAGCTTCGCGCGGACGTTGGCCAGGACCTTGGCGATGTCATTCCCCAGCGCCGGGTTTGAGCCCGACAGTCTATGCGCGTCTTCCAGTTCCTCCACGGCCTGTTTCAGGTCGCCTGTCTGGATGCTGAGCAGGGCGGTCTTGAACAGGTTCAGCGGGTCGCCTGCACCCAGGGCCTCCAGATCCTTCCATGTTGCCCGTGCCTTCTCGAAGTCATTCCTTGTGTATTGGAGCAGCCCAAGCTGGAAGCGGGCCGTGTGAAGCGCCGGTTCGATTGCCAGCGCGCGCAGCATGCCTTCCTCTGCGCGATCGAAAAGACCCAGTTCCGCATGCTCGGCCGCCAGCATGAAATGAGCGCGGGCATCGCGCGGTTCCAGTGAAATGACCTGCTTGAGCTTGACTATCGCGAGGTCGTGGCGGGCTGCCTGGACATCGAGCAGTGCCAGGCGAAACAGTTCTTCGGAGTCGAGTTGCTCGAGGGATTGCATTCGGGAGTCGCAGGGGAGGGTGGAGCGCTCCATGTTAATGAACCGACCGTCGTCAAACCAGCACTGCATCAGTAGTCACGATGCGTTCGATGCTTCCATCGCCACCCTGTGTCCTTGGTTCTGGCGCGCGGGGCTTTCGGGGATGGGCCACCTGCGTGGCGGGCGGGCCGGAGAGAGTCCACCTGTACACCGCAGGGAGCGGTACACTATCGCCTGATTATGTGATTAAAAGTAAAACTTTATTGATTAAAATAATTAAATAAAACAAACGTCCTGGATCAAGGGATTGGCATGCCCCAAGTTGGCACTAACTTTAAGTGTCGGTCGTAACTGATTGTTTTATATGATCCTTGGAACATCGGTTCAGCCGGGCTTAAGTTTTTGTTTTGTCTGGAATTTCTGCTCCGATTTTTGTTGCTGGGGTTACGGGGGTGGTTTATAGTGGGTAATAAGTGGCTTTCAGTGGGGGAAAGTGGGGCAACCCACCCTTAAGAACGTGTTCGCAGGCTCACATCAACTGACGATTGACGAAAAGGGTCGCCTGGCGGTCCCTGCACGCTATCGCCAGTCGCTGGCGGACACCTGTAACTCCCAGCTGGTGGTGACCATGGGGCCGGAGTCCTGCCTGGAGATCTACCCGGCACCGCAGTTCCAGGACATCGTCACTTCCATCATGCAGCTTCCGCCGCGCGGCCCCGCCGCGCTGCTGCGCCAGCGTTTCATCGGCCTGGCCATGGAATGCGAGATCGACAAGCAGGGCCGCCTGCAGCTGTCGCAGTTCCTGCGCGGCCAGGCCCGGCTCAACGGTTCCGCGGTGCTGGTCGGCAACATCGACCACTTCGAGCTCTGGGCCGAAGACCTGTGGAACGCGCGCTGGAGCGAGGGTCCCGACAGCAAGCTGGGCGCCCTGTCCGAGGCGTTCCAGGTTCTCAACCGGTGAGGGCCG includes these proteins:
- a CDS encoding FliM/FliN family flagellar motor C-terminal domain-containing protein, giving the protein MKPFRLLKASELRQLERRAAQAGATWAARWELHVSGPLIWTATDAGETQVAPDAVRHHAVDCGDGLQAAVELPAGGDAVLAALALGQSAQESGHAVASELALLCLADCFAEVTGLAEVRLLPGAVAQPSRGSGAALLCCRLEGRPLGALLLPLTLLQRMGLVAAAASPAPPAALGYRAAAVTTARLSLSATLADTSLTIKDLREIAVGDVVMLNHSLETPLTLRLGGRPAGRGYPGIQGGNLAVELSK
- the fliP gene encoding flagellar type III secretion system pore protein FliP (The bacterial flagellar biogenesis protein FliP forms a type III secretion system (T3SS)-type pore required for flagellar assembly.), whose product is MRFRTPGIRWLRLGLPLAGLLALLVLPGLAVAADITFPGGSLDFASQSGKPLSTPLRLVLMLTVLSLVPSLLIVLTSFTRIIVVLAMLRHALGMPETPPNAVLISLALFLTVFTMLPVWEQVDQQALTPYMNGAIAEKELLEKGSGPVREFMLAQTREKDLALMIELSGAKAPVQLAEVKLLQLIPAFMISELRKAFEIGFIIFLPFVVIDIIVASVLMSLGMIMVPPLAFSLPLKILLFVLIDGWGLLSAALIRSFAPI
- a CDS encoding sigma-70 family RNA polymerase sigma factor gives rise to the protein MQDQEQDAEAAAPEEVLLWQQLRLGQPDAAAAREQLISRYLWLARVVAEGALRDRGLAVDLDRRDLVQLATLGLIEAVDRYDTERNVPFTAYARKRIHGAVISGIERNSEYRAQMSWLHQVHKDRTDSVVEASSQDGRLKRLAEVAIGLAIGFMLEDTGMCASEEHKIGTQYDVNELQVLQQQLRVIVDGLPGVMSRVVELHYFNDLSFAEVGAIVGLTRGRVAQLHGQAISEIRQRLRLVGSIDVRA
- the mraZ gene encoding division/cell wall cluster transcriptional repressor MraZ; translation: MFAGSHQLTIDEKGRLAVPARYRQSLADTCNSQLVVTMGPESCLEIYPAPQFQDIVTSIMQLPPRGPAALLRQRFIGLAMECEIDKQGRLQLSQFLRGQARLNGSAVLVGNIDHFELWAEDLWNARWSEGPDSKLGALSEAFQVLNR
- a CDS encoding FliM/FliN family flagellar motor switch protein is translated as MIQGNEQTEIQPLKLGELGGAATRGQPWLERQLDLVRDIKVTVRASMGSAELTIAALFALREGDVVSLDRETDAPIDITLEGNLIARGQLVAAGDRFGLRITEILDPGKF